Proteins from a single region of Bdellovibrio bacteriovorus:
- a CDS encoding TrmH family RNA methyltransferase — protein sequence MFPYGPELEINPHLRVHYEKVLQHIGPLLTDERRQKIERIVSLRNFDTAVVLESIYDRGNVSAVMRSAEGLGFGNFHVIETQEKFKESARVTQGADKWVEVKKWKQTVDCVKSLKQQGYKICVTHLDEKSKPLHDIDFSGKVALVLGNEKDGVSPEMIAAADERIIIPMTGFVQSFNISVAGALSLYHISQDRLKKLGSNASLNETEQGILRALYYLRTQDSAHQYLEELFARGALKA from the coding sequence GTGTTCCCGTATGGTCCTGAGTTAGAAATCAATCCGCACCTGCGAGTGCACTACGAAAAAGTCTTACAGCACATCGGCCCCTTACTGACCGATGAGCGCCGCCAAAAAATCGAAAGAATTGTTTCCTTACGTAATTTCGATACGGCCGTGGTTTTAGAAAGTATCTATGACCGCGGCAATGTTTCAGCCGTCATGCGAAGTGCCGAAGGCCTAGGCTTTGGTAATTTTCACGTCATTGAAACCCAAGAGAAATTTAAAGAATCGGCGCGCGTGACCCAAGGAGCCGACAAATGGGTCGAAGTAAAAAAATGGAAACAAACCGTCGACTGTGTAAAGAGTCTTAAACAACAGGGCTATAAAATCTGTGTCACGCACTTAGATGAAAAATCCAAGCCTTTGCACGATATTGATTTTTCCGGAAAAGTGGCCCTGGTTTTGGGAAATGAAAAAGACGGTGTCTCGCCCGAGATGATTGCCGCCGCTGATGAGCGCATCATCATTCCGATGACAGGTTTTGTGCAAAGTTTTAATATCTCCGTGGCCGGGGCATTAAGCCTGTACCACATCTCTCAAGATCGCCTCAAAAAACTCGGATCGAATGCTTCCCTAAATGAAACGGAGCAAGGAATTTTAAGAGCCCTTTATTACTTGCGCACGCAAGATTCCGCTCATCAGTACCTTGAAGAGTTATTTGCCAGAGGCGCATTAAAGGCATAA
- a CDS encoding phosphatase domain-containing putative toxin has product MQKMIWLLPILVLAACAEKNVASETEGRSVSENVANSQFFMTRPKPTEPVELVFDTKYNGKKPLNYRADNQLRMSGSASYQPQALREIAKPVKKKKNLLYIFDLRQESHGYINDQPVTWQADRDWANADLSHDEVIRRERRLLGDMKVGEKVNGTEIKSIETEESSVRSAGHNYVRITVTDHVRPTDVEVDRFVETVRHLPEDAWVHFHCRAGKGRTTTFMVMYDILKNAQKNSLAEINERVMKLSDDYDAMAIPAQTDWKYVYQKERAEFLANFYAYAKENPKIEKLWTEWTKK; this is encoded by the coding sequence ATGCAAAAGATGATTTGGCTATTGCCGATTTTAGTTCTGGCCGCTTGTGCTGAAAAGAATGTCGCCTCCGAAACTGAGGGTCGTTCCGTCTCTGAAAATGTGGCGAACTCCCAGTTTTTTATGACTCGTCCCAAACCCACAGAACCGGTGGAATTGGTTTTTGACACAAAATACAACGGCAAAAAACCTTTAAACTATCGCGCCGACAATCAGTTGCGGATGTCGGGCAGTGCTTCTTATCAACCGCAGGCTTTGCGCGAAATTGCTAAGCCCGTGAAAAAGAAAAAAAATCTTCTGTATATTTTTGATCTGCGCCAAGAATCCCATGGCTACATTAACGACCAGCCGGTGACCTGGCAGGCAGATCGTGATTGGGCCAATGCCGATTTGAGCCATGATGAAGTGATTCGTCGCGAGCGTCGTCTATTAGGTGATATGAAGGTCGGTGAAAAAGTAAATGGCACCGAAATTAAAAGTATTGAAACTGAAGAAAGCTCGGTGCGCAGTGCGGGACATAACTATGTTCGTATCACGGTGACCGATCACGTGCGTCCGACGGATGTGGAAGTAGATCGGTTTGTCGAAACCGTGCGCCACTTGCCCGAAGACGCGTGGGTTCATTTTCACTGCCGTGCTGGCAAGGGTCGCACCACGACCTTTATGGTGATGTATGACATTTTAAAAAACGCACAAAAAAACTCCCTGGCTGAAATCAACGAGCGTGTGATGAAGCTAAGTGATGACTATGATGCGATGGCCATCCCGGCACAGACAGACTGGAAATACGTTTATCAGAAAGAGCGCGCAGAGTTCTTGGCGAATTTTTATGCCTACGCCAAAGAAAATCCCAAAATCGAAAAGCTATGGACGGAGTGGACTAAAAAATGA
- a CDS encoding class I SAM-dependent methyltransferase has translation MTRIIKLRHTETAGCIFIDKIAGLNTHTPEHGQRGCVELYEEELNRKLYVVHRLDKATSGALAFATSPEMAAEISRQFEQHKVAKKYLFLTDKSIDRTDFTYSSHISKERNQFVSSTAQEANSTTAFKWLKAVGPYQLWEAVPHTGKPHQIRLHAEANGMPILGDTDHNGSPFFRLCLHSLSLQFELGGQTVSFTTDLPEWTQDWTFEHQEDAMLSEAFQRRERLFHASHLRLESLRLVHREFDTFRIDQYGDILWVYWYKETDPTVQDLLRFEQVAKRHLKKIFIRKMLNRGENPNAEILWRIGNTSSRWVAEENGVKYDLRSDSGLSPGLFLDQRENRLWVREHAQDRRVLNLFSYTSGFSVVSALAGASEVCTVDVSPNFIEWSKDNFKLNGLDPEDEKYEFWAQDCLLFLKGTIRRKRKFGLIVCDPPSFGRSKNGVFSISKNFDELMINALYCLEKNGLLLFCTNYEKWTTGDLHLRLNKLKREFSFKILPAPNQGLDFELPDQEPLMKSIILRKN, from the coding sequence ATGACACGGATTATTAAACTTCGTCACACCGAGACAGCCGGCTGCATCTTTATTGACAAGATCGCCGGGCTTAACACGCATACGCCAGAACATGGCCAGCGTGGGTGCGTAGAACTTTATGAAGAAGAGCTGAATCGCAAGCTTTACGTGGTTCATCGTTTGGATAAAGCCACCTCAGGCGCCTTAGCATTTGCGACTTCGCCTGAAATGGCTGCCGAAATTTCACGTCAGTTTGAACAACACAAAGTCGCAAAAAAATACCTCTTCCTGACGGATAAAAGCATTGATCGTACCGATTTCACTTACAGCTCTCATATCTCTAAAGAACGCAATCAGTTCGTCAGTTCAACAGCTCAAGAAGCCAATTCAACCACTGCGTTTAAATGGCTTAAAGCTGTCGGGCCCTATCAGCTGTGGGAAGCCGTTCCTCACACTGGAAAACCTCACCAAATTCGCTTGCATGCGGAAGCCAATGGCATGCCTATTTTAGGTGACACGGATCACAACGGCAGTCCTTTCTTTAGACTTTGTCTGCACTCGTTATCTTTGCAATTTGAACTGGGTGGGCAAACTGTGTCTTTCACCACCGACTTGCCAGAGTGGACTCAAGATTGGACTTTTGAGCACCAAGAAGACGCCATGTTAAGTGAGGCCTTTCAACGTCGGGAACGACTTTTTCATGCATCCCATTTACGTTTAGAGTCTTTGCGACTGGTTCATCGTGAGTTTGACACCTTTCGTATTGATCAATACGGCGATATCTTGTGGGTGTACTGGTATAAAGAAACTGATCCCACGGTTCAAGATCTTTTGCGTTTTGAGCAGGTGGCAAAACGTCATCTTAAAAAAATCTTTATCCGTAAGATGCTTAATCGCGGCGAAAATCCCAACGCCGAGATTCTTTGGCGCATTGGCAATACATCTAGCCGCTGGGTGGCCGAAGAAAATGGTGTTAAGTACGACTTGCGATCTGACAGCGGACTTTCTCCAGGCCTTTTTCTAGATCAGCGTGAAAATCGTCTTTGGGTGCGTGAGCACGCGCAAGATCGCCGGGTTTTAAATCTTTTTTCTTACACCAGTGGCTTTAGCGTGGTTTCCGCCTTAGCCGGCGCCAGTGAAGTTTGCACCGTCGATGTGTCACCGAATTTTATTGAATGGAGCAAAGACAATTTCAAACTGAATGGGTTAGATCCGGAAGATGAAAAGTATGAATTCTGGGCCCAAGATTGTTTACTGTTCTTAAAAGGCACGATTCGTCGCAAACGCAAATTTGGTTTGATCGTCTGCGATCCACCGTCTTTTGGACGCTCTAAAAACGGCGTGTTTTCGATCAGCAAAAACTTTGATGAGCTGATGATCAATGCCCTATACTGCCTAGAAAAAAATGGATTGCTCTTGTTTTGCACCAACTATGAAAAATGGACGACGGGCGATCTGCATTTGCGCTTAAATAAACTTAAGCGCGAATTTTCATTTAAGATTTTACCGGCTCCAAATCAAGGACTTGATTTTGAATTGCCTGATCAAGAGCCGTTGATGAAATCTATTATTCTAAGAAAAAACTAA
- a CDS encoding LemA family protein, whose protein sequence is MKSMLLIVLMVFPFLVGCGIQSIPQAKNDTEAALAEVNNQYKRRADLIPNLVNVVKGYASHEQQTLTAVTEARAKATAITIDPSKATPEQLAKYQEAQGSLSQALGRLMMVTEQYPNLKADANFRDLQAQLEGTENRITIARQRYIETINIFNKLVTVPPTSWTNAIMYHNEKLPQWDMGAEEKAKAEQAPEVKF, encoded by the coding sequence ATGAAGTCTATGTTGCTAATCGTTCTTATGGTTTTTCCTTTTTTGGTGGGTTGTGGGATTCAGTCTATTCCGCAGGCTAAGAATGATACTGAGGCTGCTTTAGCTGAAGTAAATAACCAATACAAACGTCGAGCTGATTTGATTCCGAACTTGGTGAATGTGGTCAAAGGTTATGCTTCCCATGAACAGCAAACTCTAACAGCCGTCACGGAAGCTCGCGCCAAAGCAACGGCGATCACGATTGATCCGTCCAAGGCGACACCGGAGCAATTGGCGAAATACCAAGAAGCGCAAGGCAGCCTTTCACAAGCTTTGGGTCGTTTGATGATGGTGACAGAGCAATACCCGAACTTGAAAGCCGATGCGAACTTCCGCGACCTGCAAGCGCAGCTTGAAGGGACTGAAAATCGCATTACGATCGCACGTCAGCGTTATATTGAGACCATCAATATCTTTAACAAACTTGTGACTGTTCCGCCGACAAGCTGGACCAACGCCATCATGTACCACAACGAAAAACTTCCTCAGTGGGATATGGGTGCCGAAGAAAAAGCAAAAGCAGAACAAGCTCCCGAAGTAAAATTCTAA
- a CDS encoding TPM domain-containing protein, with product MRTFSLLLSFVWVLLGVSARAEFQVPRLTGPVMDEAGYLTRDDRQALMQLLYDFNRRGKAQVQVLILPNLQGEPIESASIKITDAWKLGDAKKDNGVLFLVSAEDRKLRIEVGQGLEGAIPDVIAKRIISDQVIPLFRSKRFSDGIVLGTHEILRYADKEFADENIAPEESGGKIPIGVIVLLLIIISVLSRFGGGGGRRFRGGGWGGGGYYGGGGWSGGGGSSGGGWSGGGGGFSGGGASGSW from the coding sequence ATGCGCACGTTTTCGCTTCTTCTTTCTTTTGTATGGGTCCTACTAGGGGTCAGTGCTCGGGCTGAATTTCAAGTCCCAAGGCTGACAGGCCCGGTTATGGATGAAGCCGGTTATCTGACTCGCGATGACCGCCAAGCTTTGATGCAGCTTCTGTATGATTTTAATCGTCGTGGTAAAGCGCAAGTGCAGGTTCTTATTTTACCGAACTTGCAAGGCGAGCCGATTGAATCAGCGTCCATTAAGATCACCGATGCTTGGAAGTTGGGCGACGCAAAAAAAGATAATGGCGTGCTGTTCCTCGTTTCGGCTGAAGATCGCAAGCTGCGCATTGAGGTCGGTCAGGGCTTAGAAGGCGCGATCCCGGACGTGATCGCTAAGCGAATAATCAGCGATCAAGTCATTCCGCTTTTCAGATCCAAACGTTTTTCCGATGGCATTGTCTTAGGCACGCACGAAATCCTGCGCTATGCCGATAAAGAATTCGCCGATGAGAACATCGCCCCTGAAGAAAGCGGCGGTAAAATTCCGATCGGTGTGATCGTTCTTCTTTTGATCATCATCTCTGTCTTAAGTCGCTTCGGCGGCGGGGGTGGCAGACGTTTCCGCGGCGGAGGCTGGGGAGGCGGCGGTTACTACGGTGGTGGTGGTTGGTCCGGCGGCGGTGGCAGCAGCGGTGGCGGATGGTCCGGAGGAGGCGGCGGCTTTAGTGGCGGCGGTGCCTCAGGAAGTTGGTAG
- a CDS encoding TPM domain-containing protein, translating to MSWIQKYLSEEDFKKIEDTISRVEEDTRGEIVPVIVRRSSAVGHVPLVLTLLLTLIVLVAEFPFSDWLWVTPWVYLWPALVVVFYLISLALSSSKWIQKLLVSEKDELFQVHQRAELEFHKNTVHRTQEGTGVLIFVSVMEKKAVILADEGISKKLPPETWNEVLHPFRERLRKGEWGDGFVQAIENCGKHLKTHFPITSEAKNELKNHLVVKD from the coding sequence ATGTCGTGGATTCAGAAATATCTTTCCGAAGAAGATTTCAAAAAAATTGAAGACACTATTTCTCGCGTGGAAGAAGACACCCGCGGTGAAATTGTTCCCGTGATCGTGCGCCGATCCTCGGCCGTAGGGCATGTGCCTTTGGTGCTGACTTTGCTTTTAACTCTGATTGTTTTGGTGGCCGAGTTCCCATTTAGTGATTGGTTGTGGGTGACCCCGTGGGTTTACTTATGGCCCGCGCTGGTTGTTGTTTTTTATTTGATCTCGTTGGCACTTTCATCGAGCAAATGGATTCAAAAACTTTTGGTTTCAGAAAAAGATGAGCTTTTCCAAGTGCACCAACGGGCGGAACTTGAATTCCATAAAAACACCGTTCATCGCACTCAAGAAGGCACCGGGGTTTTAATCTTTGTTTCGGTCATGGAGAAAAAAGCCGTCATTTTAGCGGATGAAGGTATTTCCAAAAAACTGCCACCAGAAACGTGGAACGAAGTTTTGCACCCCTTCCGGGAGCGCCTTCGCAAGGGCGAATGGGGGGACGGTTTCGTTCAAGCCATCGAAAACTGCGGCAAACATCTTAAGACGCACTTTCCCATTACGTCCGAAGCTAAAAACGAGCTTAAAAACCACCTGGTTGTGAAGGATTAA
- a CDS encoding LysR family transcriptional regulator, with product MNLLHLEYFYTVAKEGGYLRASEKLRIQQPAISRMVAQLEDYFGFKLFERLGRNVRLTEKGQEVFESCKRIFGEVEGLQMSLGKISGEAKGPLMIAAAEAISSHLLPGILSTFLAQRPKLYPNIFSGPASMLMKKMEEGDIELGLFFHIPDISDKLVIEKKIALPFRLVVRKDLKKDLSVLSSFIGSREIDDIGTRRFPTIEKMKARYPDVKIKISSNNLTAHKELVMQGLGVSILPEFLVHTELKNKELVDVLPGEEFQFSLKVLRRKNAILSLGSTQFLESLHSHLRA from the coding sequence ATGAATCTTCTGCACTTAGAATACTTTTATACAGTCGCTAAAGAGGGTGGTTATCTTCGCGCTTCCGAAAAGCTGCGCATTCAGCAGCCCGCTATCAGCCGTATGGTGGCGCAGCTAGAAGATTACTTTGGCTTTAAGCTTTTTGAACGCTTGGGTCGTAATGTGCGTCTGACGGAAAAAGGCCAAGAAGTCTTTGAATCTTGTAAAAGAATTTTTGGTGAAGTCGAAGGCCTTCAGATGTCTCTAGGTAAAATCAGTGGCGAAGCCAAAGGACCCTTGATGATCGCCGCTGCTGAGGCCATTTCTAGCCACTTGCTGCCGGGGATTCTTTCCACATTTCTTGCACAAAGACCTAAGCTCTATCCCAATATTTTTTCAGGCCCCGCGTCGATGCTCATGAAAAAAATGGAAGAGGGGGATATCGAGCTCGGGCTCTTTTTTCACATTCCTGACATTTCAGATAAGCTGGTGATTGAAAAAAAAATCGCGCTGCCGTTTCGATTGGTGGTGCGAAAAGACCTCAAAAAAGATCTTAGCGTCCTCAGTAGTTTTATAGGTTCGCGGGAAATTGATGATATCGGAACACGCCGTTTTCCGACGATTGAAAAAATGAAGGCCCGTTATCCTGATGTTAAGATTAAAATTTCTAGTAATAACCTGACTGCGCATAAAGAACTTGTGATGCAAGGTTTGGGTGTGTCGATTTTGCCAGAGTTTCTGGTCCACACAGAGCTAAAAAATAAAGAGCTTGTCGACGTACTACCGGGGGAGGAGTTTCAATTCAGTTTGAAGGTGTTACGCCGTAAAAATGCCATTCTTTCGTTAGGATCCACCCAGTTTTTAGAGTCTTTGCACAGTCATTTAAGGGCCTAA
- a CDS encoding histidine kinase N-terminal 7TM domain-containing protein has translation MMEFYSLQDLVLKTLYVIGILAFVFLVGASLEYRRQRAVKIFLILMSVSGLWLFFNLMVLLSPSLETAEMFVRLRFIPLSLLPVLWLHFCLELFRKPSDRPANVGFQIFAFVPLVVTVACFTPALHPLLVYDVRPFVALEIPGVEWRVGPIIQLHIFCAYMVLFVTIAVCLRGLRGQVSSHRRYAGLLIAAISMYVVPELLGFFFYAPVRFWSLPSLTQIPSILFIYSILHKQQVVRTFSRANDKLFESLPVPVLLFNGDNQLCLFNSRAEELFDISVSSAGSPMEAIVPRGLEGEWPSFESLSASYLCEVVDPKTNDARYFETNAAIIDVQGLFGEKMILVSFAEVTELKRHTLMNQRLMSVLSHDLLGNLSGLVTLSNHRHPQHWDLIADTSRSSVDLLKNVLLWTSSRGGFYNCHKEPFDLQELAQNVINQSASFLAPKEIKIQGSLLQEPLIAFVDLKMFSAILRNLLSNAARFSPSRGIIEVNGFLNGDDIELTVSDQGPGMSPEVAKTVLAAQDRPVQAANQGYGIGLFLVQQFVKMHAGQLEVCGNKYGGCSMKITFPAVPPPMN, from the coding sequence ATGATGGAATTCTATTCTCTCCAAGATCTTGTTTTAAAAACGCTCTACGTGATAGGGATCTTGGCTTTTGTGTTTCTTGTTGGGGCCAGTCTTGAATATCGCCGCCAAAGAGCCGTTAAAATTTTCTTGATACTGATGAGTGTTTCGGGCCTCTGGCTGTTTTTTAATTTGATGGTGCTATTATCGCCATCGCTTGAAACGGCCGAGATGTTTGTTCGGTTGCGTTTTATTCCGCTGTCTCTTCTGCCGGTCTTGTGGCTTCACTTCTGCTTAGAACTTTTTCGTAAACCCAGTGATCGCCCGGCAAATGTAGGATTTCAAATTTTTGCGTTTGTCCCGTTAGTCGTGACGGTCGCTTGTTTTACGCCGGCTTTGCATCCATTATTGGTTTATGACGTCCGCCCCTTTGTTGCTTTAGAAATCCCCGGCGTTGAATGGCGAGTAGGCCCCATCATTCAACTGCATATCTTTTGCGCGTACATGGTTTTGTTTGTAACTATTGCGGTGTGTTTGCGAGGTTTGCGTGGACAGGTCTCAAGTCATCGTCGTTATGCGGGGTTGTTGATTGCCGCGATTTCCATGTATGTTGTGCCAGAACTCTTGGGATTTTTCTTTTATGCGCCCGTAAGATTTTGGAGTTTGCCTTCGCTCACGCAGATTCCTTCGATTTTATTTATCTATTCGATTTTGCATAAACAGCAAGTGGTGCGTACTTTTTCTCGGGCCAACGATAAACTTTTTGAATCTTTGCCTGTGCCGGTATTACTTTTTAACGGCGACAATCAGCTCTGCCTTTTTAACTCTCGCGCGGAAGAGCTTTTTGATATCAGTGTTTCCAGTGCAGGATCCCCTATGGAAGCCATTGTGCCTCGGGGCCTTGAGGGAGAGTGGCCTTCTTTTGAAAGCCTGAGTGCTTCTTATCTTTGTGAAGTTGTTGATCCCAAGACCAATGACGCCCGCTACTTTGAGACCAATGCCGCGATCATTGATGTTCAAGGGCTCTTTGGCGAAAAGATGATTCTGGTCAGCTTTGCCGAAGTGACCGAATTAAAACGACACACGCTTATGAACCAAAGATTGATGTCCGTGTTGTCGCATGATCTTTTGGGGAATCTTTCAGGCCTGGTCACCTTAAGCAACCATCGCCACCCTCAGCATTGGGATCTGATTGCCGACACCTCGCGCTCTTCAGTGGATCTTTTAAAGAACGTTTTGCTTTGGACAAGCTCGCGCGGTGGGTTTTACAACTGCCATAAAGAGCCTTTTGATTTGCAGGAATTAGCGCAAAACGTGATCAATCAGTCTGCATCTTTTTTAGCTCCCAAAGAAATAAAAATCCAAGGGTCCCTTTTGCAAGAGCCTTTGATTGCGTTTGTTGATTTAAAAATGTTTAGCGCGATCTTGCGCAATCTGCTTTCTAATGCCGCTAGGTTTTCTCCAAGTCGCGGCATCATCGAAGTAAATGGATTTTTAAACGGCGATGATATTGAATTGACCGTCAGTGACCAAGGGCCCGGCATGAGTCCCGAGGTGGCAAAAACTGTTTTAGCGGCGCAAGATCGTCCCGTGCAGGCGGCCAATCAAGGTTACGGGATCGGATTGTTCTTGGTTCAGCAGTTCGTCAAGATGCATGCAGGGCAATTAGAAGTTTGTGGGAACAAGTATGGTGGTTGCAGCATGAAAATCACTTTTCCCGCCGTACCACCACCGATGAATTAG
- a CDS encoding FixH family protein encodes MFGKVLTAVLLISCVACAKPRWAQTPLATPPDAQKPEPGQTASCELKFKSGLCLDWAWEKQPVDSEFGSLVFKTYTLENGEAIPQDLSGTAALVLWMPSMGHGSSPTTVTRIDAGTYRATRVYFVMPGAWDLHFQNKDGAKVIDEAVDSLILE; translated from the coding sequence ATGTTTGGTAAAGTACTTACCGCAGTTCTATTAATTTCTTGCGTGGCTTGCGCTAAACCTCGTTGGGCTCAAACTCCGCTGGCGACACCTCCGGATGCGCAAAAACCCGAACCTGGTCAAACAGCGTCTTGCGAGTTGAAATTTAAATCCGGTCTTTGCTTAGACTGGGCTTGGGAAAAGCAACCCGTTGATTCTGAATTCGGATCTTTGGTTTTTAAAACATACACATTAGAAAACGGCGAAGCCATTCCCCAAGATCTTTCTGGGACTGCCGCTTTAGTTTTATGGATGCCAAGTATGGGGCACGGTTCTTCGCCAACGACCGTGACTCGTATTGATGCGGGTACTTACCGCGCAACTCGTGTTTACTTTGTTATGCCCGGCGCGTGGGATCTTCATTTCCAAAACAAAGATGGCGCTAAGGTGATCGATGAAGCTGTCGACTCTCTTATCCTGGAGTAG
- a CDS encoding thioredoxin-like domain-containing protein, which produces MKKNIFILVLIPLFSVFAGATPAPTIKGADVFSGKVLEVTPKEQGTVVVFLSAVCPCSNSHVEELKNLSKEFPQFSFVAVHSNTDEDAKTTQEYFKKVAISFPVIQDGEAKIADEFKALKTPHAFVLSRDGKMLYQGGVSSSRDITKADRKFLREALTDLKENRSVQTPEGRTLGCTISRGEKNVW; this is translated from the coding sequence ATGAAGAAAAACATTTTTATCCTCGTCCTGATCCCGCTATTTTCCGTGTTTGCTGGGGCCACACCTGCTCCGACCATTAAAGGCGCTGACGTCTTTTCCGGAAAAGTTTTAGAAGTCACTCCGAAAGAGCAAGGCACGGTGGTGGTATTTTTGTCTGCCGTGTGCCCGTGTTCAAACAGCCACGTTGAAGAGTTAAAAAATCTTTCTAAAGAATTCCCGCAGTTTTCATTTGTGGCCGTTCATTCCAACACCGATGAGGATGCAAAAACCACCCAAGAGTACTTTAAAAAAGTGGCGATATCGTTCCCGGTCATTCAGGACGGTGAAGCGAAAATCGCCGACGAATTTAAAGCGCTAAAGACTCCGCACGCGTTTGTTTTATCGCGTGACGGAAAAATGCTTTATCAAGGGGGCGTTTCTAGTAGCCGTGATATTACCAAGGCTGATCGCAAATTTTTACGCGAAGCTTTGACTGACTTAAAAGAAAATCGTTCGGTGCAAACTCCTGAAGGTCGTACCTTAGGCTGCACTATTTCCCGAGGAGAAAAAAATGTTTGGTAA
- a CDS encoding M23 family metallopeptidase: protein MNKNLISSAMTLALALGLSPALATAAEKLNPRLYLEVQDELPLFVPGKLASGARVLTPSMELPEESIITIDVRNLSIVLNASINSPGSLNFPFINDLSEQTPQRGKSWMCGLRVVDITDEELREDAEMDRLDFCMPLASLQGLKAMSTNSVLVQEAFETYLSKQDISKIDSLAREISHVEEERERNALLFPIADLPTKLQSPLANCGQGCLVVTSNFGMRKHPVLKKRRMHKGIDLRAAIGSPVVSALPGKVLANRTEYASKKVGKGKKKQRSKVIAGYGHYVIVVHPEANMETVYAHLSAFKSEAGAEVAQGQLIALSGNTGIGTAAHLHFETHVAAKGGFTPIDPRKFISELLGSVAAFFEHFAFKV from the coding sequence GTGAATAAAAATCTAATTTCTAGCGCCATGACTCTGGCGTTGGCCCTAGGTCTTTCCCCGGCCCTCGCTACGGCGGCTGAAAAACTAAATCCACGCCTTTATCTTGAGGTTCAAGATGAGCTTCCGCTTTTTGTTCCCGGAAAACTTGCCAGCGGCGCTCGCGTCCTTACTCCCTCCATGGAATTACCGGAAGAGTCGATCATCACTATTGATGTTCGTAATCTCAGCATCGTTTTAAACGCCAGCATCAACAGTCCGGGCAGTTTGAATTTTCCGTTCATAAATGATCTTTCTGAACAAACCCCACAACGTGGAAAATCATGGATGTGTGGGTTGCGGGTGGTGGATATCACCGATGAAGAACTGCGTGAAGATGCAGAAATGGATCGCCTCGATTTCTGTATGCCATTAGCAAGCTTGCAAGGCCTCAAAGCCATGAGTACGAATTCAGTCCTTGTGCAAGAGGCGTTTGAAACTTATCTGTCAAAACAAGATATCTCTAAAATTGATTCTTTAGCCCGAGAAATCAGTCACGTCGAAGAAGAACGTGAACGCAACGCTTTGTTATTTCCGATTGCGGATCTGCCAACGAAATTACAAAGCCCGCTAGCGAACTGTGGCCAAGGATGCCTTGTGGTCACCAGTAATTTCGGAATGCGCAAACATCCCGTTTTAAAAAAACGTCGCATGCACAAAGGAATTGATTTACGCGCCGCCATTGGCAGTCCCGTCGTTAGCGCGCTTCCCGGAAAAGTTTTAGCTAACCGTACCGAGTACGCTTCGAAGAAAGTCGGTAAAGGGAAAAAGAAACAAAGAAGTAAAGTGATCGCGGGCTATGGTCACTATGTGATCGTCGTGCATCCGGAAGCCAATATGGAAACCGTGTATGCTCATTTATCGGCGTTTAAATCGGAGGCTGGCGCCGAAGTGGCTCAAGGCCAACTGATTGCTCTTTCGGGTAATACCGGCATTGGCACTGCCGCCCACTTGCACTTTGAAACGCATGTGGCCGCTAAGGGTGGTTTTACGCCGATAGACCCGCGCAAATTCATCAGTGAACTTTTAGGGTCGGTGGCCGCTTTTTTCGAACATTTTGCTTTCAAGGTGTAA